In one window of Anthonomus grandis grandis chromosome 11, icAntGran1.3, whole genome shotgun sequence DNA:
- the LOC126742149 gene encoding golgin subfamily A member 7 yields MSNHYNNGGRAPETEQMAQPQCLKVFIPRDYTEGTVVKFRNSFPPELEGRLEKQAFESTINRLNGYFAEAEKATCTTYCEGCFACLTAYLIYICKETHYEKCLKKVSKFIAEQNERVYEPRGLKLTDPSLRGLRVLEISCLDRPPNA; encoded by the exons ATGAGCAATCACTACAATAATGGGGGCAGAGCCCCAGAAACCGAACAAATGGCCCAGCCCCAGTGCTTAAAAGTGTTTATACCCAGAGATTACACGGAGGGAACCGTAGTTAAGTTCAGAAACAGTTTTCCGCCAGAATTAGAAGGCAGG CTTGAAAAACAAGCTTTTGAATCAACAATTAACCGATTAAATGGGTATTTTGCTGAAGCGGAGAAGGCCACTTGCACCACTTACTGTGAGGGCTGTTTCGCTTGCCTTACTGCCTATTTAATATACATTTGCAAGGAAACTCACTACGAAAAG TGCTTAAAAAAAGTGTCAAAATTCATAGCGGAACAAAACGAGAGAGTTTACGAGCCCAGAGGGTTAAAACTAACTGATCCAAGTCTACGAGGACTCAGGGTCTTGGAAATCAGTTGTTTGGATCGACCTCCTAACGCATGA